In the Archocentrus centrarchus isolate MPI-CPG fArcCen1 chromosome 11, fArcCen1, whole genome shotgun sequence genome, CAGTTCtttcttcaattttattttcatccCACACATGTCTGAATTACTCATCTGTCTTTTCTGTGTCTCCTGAGGCCTGGGAGCTGCGCCTTGAGTAGCATCAGGAGTAAACGAAGCTTGATGTGTAGAAAATCAGCGGGGTGACCCTTTAATACCACGGTTGGCAGCTATACTGCTCATTATTACACGCAGGAACTTTCTGGCTTTTTAATGAAACAGTGAAGCAGAAAAGTGAGCTCTGACCTCCACCAAGTTCAAACCTTGTCCAAGAACTTTCctacatttatttgattttttacgGCGATCTTCAAAGGCTTCAGCCCGCTCCACAGTGAGTGACACCTCTGAGGTCAGCATGATTTGCTCCATCAAATCTAATTACTTATTTTAGGTTTCCACACATTTTCAGAGGCACAGCCGCAGCCTTCGGGGACTCTGGGGCTTTATTTCCTGAATTATAAAGGAGAgcatgctgctgtgtgtgtgctttaaccTCCACAGTGATGAAACAGCTCAACATGGCCTCCAATAAGACTGTAAACAACAACTACGATATGTTTAAAATTGGTTTTAAAGAATTTGATACTCTGTATCCCAAAAGGAGACATACAACTTGCAGTTCAAAAATTTTCCTGCAGAAGTTTGGAAAGTGAAGctgaactgaataaaaatgaagatggaGACAGCTGGCAGTGAAATATTaaagaggggaggaggagagagtTTAACTGTGCAGACTCAGCAAATCCTCCACGGACATCCTGCACTCATCTCGTTAAAGCAGATCAGACTCGGCGTTACGAGGCGCATGTAAAGTGATATTTTAGAAAGTTCTACATCAGTGAATACAATCACTCTTCATAGTGTTTAACATTGAGCATTATATAAAAACAGGTGAGGTCCAGACACCAATGCAAGGAGAGGTCACAGAGCTGCATGATAGAAAGGCTGCAGGTAAACCATCCAAGAAGGAGAGCCATGAGAAAAAGTCCAAACGTTTACCCACAAATACATAAACCAAACCCTTTCGTTTCTGACCCACAGCTGAACTGGAaggtaaaatggtaaatggactagttcttatagcGCTTtcctactctagctgagcactcaaagcgctttatgcAAAGGTGCAGCTACTTTTTTCATGTGGTTTAGAAATCCTGACATTCAATTCTTGTTCAGTTTTGCCGGCATATGGCGATTCCAGCATTTGACCACGATCTGACCAATCCAATCAATTTTCTcggagcactttttaaaaacaagagtTTGACACCACTGGCTGTACAAAGCACCAAAAACACAGTAAAGCAATAAAagcagtaataaataaatggtaaatggactagctcttatatagcgcttttctactcagtatgagcactcaaagcgctattacaacatgtttacattcacccatgcactcccattcatacaagcacttccatgtttgctaagctaagtgcttttttaattaactatcattcacacacattcatactccgacgggacggtcggagagcaacttggggttaagtatcttgcccaaggatacattggcatgtagcctggagtagccaggaatcgaaccgctgaccttctgatcagtaggtgacctgctctacctactgagctacagccaccccatacaCAATAAGAACACAGCGCTCTTATTCTGAGTTAAGGAGTAAAACTTAGGTTAAtgatgtgttttaaaaacagGCAGTGAGGGGGCGTCCTAACATGGGCAGGGACATCATTCCAAATTTGGGGGGCTATAGCTGAATAAGATCAATCACGTGTCCTTTTCAGTTGAGTTTTTGGGACTGCCGGGAGCAACTGGTTCATGGACCACGAGGGGACATATGCAGTCAGCAGCTCAGATATGTAAGGTGGTGCTGATccattaaaagatttttttaaacaaatattgatGGGGGAAATATGCTCGCATTTGCAAGTACCCATTAAAAGACAAGCAGCAGGATTTTGGACTAACTGCAGGTGAGCAAGGGAAGCATGCCTGAAGCCAACTTCACCTAGGAGGTGCCTCCTGTTTAGGGCATAGGCTACTGGGAGAAGGCCCCAGGGCAGAACCAGGACAGAGGACTCAGCCGTCACCAGCACACCTCTAACGTTCCTGGCATGTTTATTGGTCAATCTTTGAAAGAAAGACCCTTAACAGGCTCACTGGACAGGACAcgtcactttttattttattagataAGGGAAAATGAGGTGGCTAACAAGCCCCTCTTGGAGGTTTAGGTTTCAGTAAATATACTTCACATTTTTAGCTCCATGCACATATCCCGAGCTTGATCTTCAAACAATATCTGCATAATATTTTTGCTCTAACAGTTGGTGAATGGGGATTTGTGGAGTTCTGGACAGAGGAAGAAACTTTAAAACCACCTGCTCTGTCCAATTAGCGCTGGTACAAAACTAAATGtacatgcaataaaaaaaacctgGACGTTTGAGAGAGGCATTTATATCCAATTATTCATCTGCTGTTTGGACAAGCACTTCCCTTGATGTTTCTTGGAGGTCAGAATGACACCTGCTTCAGGAAACACAATCACCTGAAGGCTTGCTTTGCCTTTATCGGCCTGTGGAGGAGATGAGAGCAGCTGAGTTTCAGTCCAGCACTTTTTAACCTTTAGGTTTTGGATGCAGGAATGAGGAAAAACAGGACAACATCTGAAGCCAATTGAGCTTGGCTTTAATCTGCACGTGGGAAGCAAATGAGGAGCTTCTTTCCAGAAGCGAGTGTTTAAAACGAACGACGCCCACAGACCCGCCCACAGGCTGCTGGCATGAGAACAACAGCGAGAGAAAACACTGAACTTAAAAAGACATCCACTTATGAAACAGCTTGGTTTTATGAGGACAAAAGAGACTCTTGGAAACACTTCTGCGCATCACAGATAATGAAGTATAGTGGGCTGTGATATAAAACATAATGCCACTCCTGCTCTCAGAGCACAAACCTTTTTAGCTTTCAGAATAAACATTATTGACCATTTCTAGGCATGCGGTGATTCTCGGGGTTCACATCTTCTGCctgtttggtattttttaaacctgtttgaGGATTTCTGCAGCTCTGTAGATGATACCCTGCTGTATACCAGAGTACAGCAGAGTATCATCTACATGTCgacttgttttttggggggcttGTGAAAAAATATGCAACTTCTGTGATAAACTTCCACATCACGAGACTCAATTacttattaaagaaaaaaaaaggtgaatttGTGGCCTTTACAttgtgtttctgctgtgtaTCTCTGCAGGCATTTCTTCTCAGACGTCGATCTTCTTCTGATTCAAAGATGATGATTTCCTGTGGACAGAGGAAGATCACCCTCTGAAACAACCGATCCCAACATGGCCGACGACCTCTACAGTAGCACCTTCTCTGCTTCTGAATCAGActtctcctcctcatcttcatcctcaGCTTCGGCCGCCTTCCTCACGCTTGAGCAGAGGGCGGCCTTCATTTTTgtcctcatcctcttcatcttcttggGCCTGCTGATCGTTCGTTGTTTCCGGATCCTCCTGGACCCATATCGGAGCATGCCCTCCTCCACCTGGACTGACTACATGGAGAAGGACACCTTTGATTATCGAATTTCCTGACAGGCAGCCTGAGAGGCAGCAACCCTGACAAACAACCATTAAACTGAGGTGACGATCATGCTAAGAAAgagaagcacaaacacaagcGCACATTTCCCCCCCCGGGTGCCTACGGTGGAGAGAAACCAGACCGCCCAACAGCAGGGTTAGACAATGCTACCAATTAAAAACCTAGAATTTTTCATATAATCTGGTAGTTCTCTTTGATGCCTTGTTG is a window encoding:
- the LOC115788024 gene encoding cortexin-2-like, which gives rise to MADDLYSSTFSASESDFSSSSSSSASAAFLTLEQRAAFIFVLILFIFLGLLIVRCFRILLDPYRSMPSSTWTDYMEKDTFDYRIS